Genomic window (Sulfurimonas sp.):
AGCCAATAGTAGTTGTTTTTGTTCCATCTGTTGCAAGATAACCTACAGCATTTGATACCGTTGATAAAGTAATAGCTAAACCAAACCTCATGAACCAATGATTATCTAGTTCACCTATTGCACCGCTTCTACCCATTACATCAGCACTTGATGCAAAAAGATTTATATTTACACCTTGTGGAGTTCTTATTTTTGTCCAGGTAATAGCTAATCTTTCATCACCGATTTTTTTAAGTGGGATATATCTACCATATGCTTTGCTCCCTTTTGGTATTAAAATATTTCTCCCATGGGAAGCATATATATTATCTTCAATCATTGCCATGACTGGACCATCTAAAGTAGAGTTTACGGTAGGAAGAAGTATCGCACTTATCATTGTATTTAGCTCTATAGTTCTTTCTAAATTAATATATAAAGAGGCAAGATTTTTATTTTTACCATAATCAGATGCTCTTAGGTAAGGGTCTTTTTTATCTTTTTCATCTACCTTGAGATTACTATGTAAAACATCATCTTTTTTAGTAACGATTTGTATCTTATTTTTAAAACTTGCTATCATCAATTTTGCAAGAATTTCTTTTCTTTTTTTCTGAGCTTCAGTCTCTATATCCCTTTTAAGAAAAGTAGAATAATCTATATTTGGCTCTGGTGCTATTTGTTTAGGTTTTGTAGCTTGTTTAGGTTTATAATATTTTTTTGGTGTAGGTTCAAACTTGACAATAGGTTTTTGATGAGGGAAATAATCAGCTGGTAGACTCAGATTAAAGTCCATAAATTTAATTGCTGCATCTTCATCACTTGAATTAAAATATTTAGGAACAAGTATTATTCCTAAGGTAACTACCGTTAAAATTGCACCAAAGATTGTAAAATATTTATTTTCTTTAGTCATCTTCAAGCCTTATGCAGTTATGCTTTTCGCCTAATCGAAGAGTAAATTTTTTGTTTAGAGATTTCACAACAATAAAATCATCAATGATTTCAAAAATTGCAGGATTATCATAGCCATCAATTACTTTGTAGATTGCAGGGAATTTCTTAAATCCATCACTTATATCAAATTTGAAATATGTAAATTCTTTATCTCTAAATATTGTTTCCGGCTTAAGCTCTTTAGCTCCAGAAATACTTTTTAAATCAAATTCAGTTTCTGTCATATCCACATATATTTTTTTAAGAGAAAAATTTGCTTTAAACGCTCCAGTCTTTTCAATTGTAATGTATGAACCATCTAGTTCTAGTTGCCATTTTTTTGACAACTTATGAATTTTAATAATATTTTCAAACATTGTAAAATTCATATTTACTTTGTCATGCAAAGTATCAACTGTAAAAAACTTAGGAATATTAAACTCTTTATCAAATTTGAAATATGTGTATTCTTTGTCATTAAATATGGATTGAAGATGAAAATCTTTTTTAAATTTATAATCAAATTGGATTTTAGTTATATTAAAATTTTTTAAATTTTTTGTTTTTTTCTCTTTAATAAGATTTAATTTTTGTTTATACTTTTTTATCTCCTTACGGAGTTTTGATATCTTTTGATCTTTTACATCAAAATCATCTAAATAATTTGCAGTTGGTATCTTTCCATCTTTAGTTATATATACTGTGCTGTTTGGAATTTTGGCACTATCAGTGCCAATAGAATAAAGATAAAAATTATATACTCTTCCACTTTGACCGAAAATTGTTAATGTTGTATCTGTACCAATATATCCAGCTGTAATAGTAAAAGTATTATTTATGTTGTATTTGAAGTCTATACCTTTTGAAAACTCAATCTTAAATGCTGCCGGATTACCATTTTTTTTACTTACAGGTATTTCACCCTTTGGTAATATTACGGTTGTTTGTCCTAAAATTCTTGTTCTAATTTTCATTAGATTTTTTGGACTATATTTATATGAAATTATTGCCTCAATGGTTGGCTTAGTTAAATATACTTTTTGTAAGCTATCTAAATCTATGATATTTCCGATGGAGCTTTGCATTATTTCAGAACTTATATCTTCAACTTGTATAGTTTGTTTAGATATAAAATCTTCAAAGGCTAAAATATTTATTGATATTACTATGATTAAAAAGATTTTTTTCATTTTTTAATTCCTTGATCTAATGTAGTGATTGCGTAGCCAATAATATTAGTACCCAATGGATTTAAAGTTAAGTTTTCAGTGCTAATTTTTTGATTTATAAAGTTGTATCTAACAGTCACTTTAAACCATCTCTTTAGTGAAGCTGCTCCATCTGCATACTCATCAGTAAGACTATATTCTGCTATAGCTATGTACTCATTTGCTTGTGGCTCAAAAAGAACATCAGAAATAGATTTGATTTTGCATTTTCTTTTAAAACCTTCTAGTTTCCACAATCCTTTATTAGCTTGATAACTATTTAAAAAAGTCTTATAAATGCTATCGTTGCTTTTTAACCTAACTATCTGCGTATATCTTCTAACTTCATCTATCTGATTGATATTTTCTCGTGCAATTATGTAGCCTTCAATTTCATTATGAAGTAAAGCTTTGTTGCTTAAAATTGTTGCATTGGCTTTTTTTACTACAACAAAATTTTCTTGAGATGATTTAAATTCTACAAAAAAAACTTCTTTTTCTTTTAGCGGAAACAGTGTTGCTATTGAGATAGCCTCAATTATTATGACAATTATAAGAGCAAAGACTACTTTCATTAAAATCACTGGTAAATCTTGCAGTGCCTTTTGCGATTCTAAGCCTTCTGATTTTTCTTGCATATTTATACCCTTATTAAATATGTGACATTGTTTATTGCACAAGGCGACTCTTCAAGTTGTATAGCTTTGGAAGCACATCCACTAAAAATAACTATTGTTAAAACTAAAATTATTAAAATTACTTTTCTCATTTTCTATTTCCTTATTTTCTAAATTTTGAATACAATTCATTTGATTTTTTGGCTGCATTTACTGAATTCATCGCACCACTTTTAAGTCCTCTTCCCATATTCATCCCTGGAGTTATTTGACTTCCCATACCACCACCATCACTTGTTAGTGATGACATAATTCCATTCGCAAACTCTGGTATCATACGAGTTAAAAATAGTAGTACCGCCAAAGCTAGAATCACAAAAAACATCCCATCAAAATCGGTGCTAATAGATGCTGCTGATACTTTAGTTACATAGTAAATAAATATCATCATTATCGCCGATATTGGTCCGTAGAGAGCATAAGTGATAGTAGAGCGTAGCCAACTACTAAATATATGTTTTGTTTTGTCAAATGCAAAAAGTGCGAGAGGGATAGGACCGGCTGTTAAAAATAAACCAGGGACTACAAATGAAATAATATGAAATGTTCCTATTGCTAAATATAATAATCCTAGCTCTAATAAAGTTGCGACTGACAATATTAAATCTACAATATTCCAATCTGTCCAACTAAATTCAAATCCATTATAAACTGTATCTTTCATACTTAAAAAGATTGTGTCTAGGGCAATAATATTATTAGTGCTTCCTTCATTGGCAATTGCTGTAATATAAGTTACAGTAAAATCTCTTATGATCATGATTGGATTCATTATATAATCTCTATACATACCGTAATCCATTACAATCATCATTATAATTGGGAAAATCAGAAATAATCTGATAAGATTTTTTTTACTTGTTTCTTCTTCACCAAGAATTATTTTTATGCCTATAACAACAAGATATAGATTTATTACTGGGATAACAAAAGGTGTTAATGTGTCTTGAAACACACCATATATAGCATTACTAATTAATCTCAACGCCTCTTGGAACAAATATGATAACTTCTCAATCATATTAAATCCTAGAACCTAAAGCCAACACCCAATGCATTAGCTCTTTTCAAACTATTGTATTTTGATGTGTCTTTTTTGTAAGGAATGTTTTTCAAATCCTCTTGTATCTTTTTTTGATTGTCAACTAATCGTGCTAAATATGCAGGATTATTTATATTTTAATATGAAGAGTTGCAATTGCATTTCTGTATCTAAGAGCAGATTTATATTCTTTATTGAGGATATTTAATATCTCAAGCAATATTAAATTAGATGTTTGCGTCTGCTGCATTAAATCATCACTGCTTTCTATATACTTAGTAAAAGATTCTAATCTTTTTATATTCTTTTCTCTTTTATATTTTTGTTGAGCAGTAGGATGAAAAAAATTATTATAATTTTCTTGCACATTAGCAAAAGAATCTTGTTTAATATCATCTTTTGTTTGTCTTTCTAACTTTTCTAAATATTTAGATATTAATAGACTTTGATTTATTTTTTTATCATCTACTTTTGTAGCCATCATCGCTTTAAAATCATTAAGATTTGTTTTGTCTAAAGCTTTTCTAAAAGTATATAATTTAATCTCTAACTCTTTAAGTTTTTGTTTTCCACCCATTCTCTCAATTATTTGATCATCAGCAACAGCAAAATAAGCTTTTATTTTTTCAGAAATATCATCATACATTAAGCCACCAGTCCCACCTCCTATTGAACTTCTTTTAATAGACCATAACGATTTGATTTCGGTGTTACGCATTGTATCAGTTAAAGTTTCCATACTCTGCAACATATTACCCATTACATTTTCTAAATTATCTTTAGCATTGTATATATTTCTTTTTGTTTCATCTATCACCGTTCTTATTCCACCTAATGTTCTAATTTGCGTAGTAATCAAATCAATGGTTTTTGTAACTTGTGCTATTTGTTGCATATAATAAGCGTAAGAACCAGGATCAGAAACTATATCCCCAACTCCGCCCACTCCAAACAAATTTATATTTAATAAAATTGTAAGTGCTATACTTTTCTTAATCATTTAAATACCTCTCTTTCCAGTCTGTTGGGAATTTCTTCTTTAATCTATCTAGTTTTAAAACAGCAACTGTTGAACTGTTGAATATATTTAAGTATTTTCCTAACGATGACAAATCTACATTTAGTTGCACAGAACCACCGGTATTTACTCTTTTTAAGAGTGGTTTCCTCTTATTTGTTTGAGTTTTTATATAGTTAAATTCTTCACTTGTAAGATTGAGTATTTTTTTAGTCTCTTCTTTTATTGAGGTGTCAGGAAACAATATTAAGTTAGCTATCGATGAACCTATTATTTTTCTTCCGGCTTCAGTATCCAAAAATAGACTCAAGCTTTGTCCCATTAAAATAGCAATGCCATCTTTTTTTCTTATTTCTAAAATTATCTCTACAACTTTTTTACCAAAATCTACATTTGAAAGATAGTCAGGTATTTCATCTATTACCACAATCGATGGTGAAGCAGTTTCAGATACAATCATTTTTAATCTATGAAATATGTAATAACTAATGAGTGTGGGAGCTTTTTTATTATGAAATACACTATCCATATTAAAGGCTGAGATTTGTGTTGAAAAGTCTAAACTATCTTTTGTAGCACTGAAAAATCTTTTATTTGCTCCAGTTGACCATATCTCTAAGTTTGCTTTTAAACTATCATCTTCATTAGTTCCTGGTATTGCATTTACAAACTCTTTTAAA
Coding sequences:
- a CDS encoding type IV secretion system protein — translated: MIEKLSYLFQEALRLISNAIYGVFQDTLTPFVIPVINLYLVVIGIKIILGEEETSKKNLIRLFLIFPIIMMIVMDYGMYRDYIMNPIMIIRDFTVTYITAIANEGSTNNIIALDTIFLSMKDTVYNGFEFSWTDWNIVDLILSVATLLELGLLYLAIGTFHIISFVVPGLFLTAGPIPLALFAFDKTKHIFSSWLRSTITYALYGPISAIMMIFIYYVTKVSAASISTDFDGMFFVILALAVLLFLTRMIPEFANGIMSSLTSDGGGMGSQITPGMNMGRGLKSGAMNSVNAAKKSNELYSKFRK
- a CDS encoding type IV secretion system protein; translation: MQEKSEGLESQKALQDLPVILMKVVFALIIVIIIEAISIATLFPLKEKEVFFVEFKSSQENFVVVKKANATILSNKALLHNEIEGYIIARENINQIDEVRRYTQIVRLKSNDSIYKTFLNSYQANKGLWKLEGFKRKCKIKSISDVLFEPQANEYIAIAEYSLTDEYADGAASLKRWFKVTVRYNFINQKISTENLTLNPLGTNIIGYAITTLDQGIKK
- a CDS encoding TrbG/VirB9 family P-type conjugative transfer protein → MKKIFLIIVISINILAFEDFISKQTIQVEDISSEIMQSSIGNIIDLDSLQKVYLTKPTIEAIISYKYSPKNLMKIRTRILGQTTVILPKGEIPVSKKNGNPAAFKIEFSKGIDFKYNINNTFTITAGYIGTDTTLTIFGQSGRVYNFYLYSIGTDSAKIPNSTVYITKDGKIPTANYLDDFDVKDQKISKLRKEIKKYKQKLNLIKEKKTKNLKNFNITKIQFDYKFKKDFHLQSIFNDKEYTYFKFDKEFNIPKFFTVDTLHDKVNMNFTMFENIIKIHKLSKKWQLELDGSYITIEKTGAFKANFSLKKIYVDMTETEFDLKSISGAKELKPETIFRDKEFTYFKFDISDGFKKFPAIYKVIDGYDNPAIFEIIDDFIVVKSLNKKFTLRLGEKHNCIRLEDD
- a CDS encoding TrbI/VirB10 family protein; translated protein: MTKENKYFTIFGAILTVVTLGIILVPKYFNSSDEDAAIKFMDFNLSLPADYFPHQKPIVKFEPTPKKYYKPKQATKPKQIAPEPNIDYSTFLKRDIETEAQKKRKEILAKLMIASFKNKIQIVTKKDDVLHSNLKVDEKDKKDPYLRASDYGKNKNLASLYINLERTIELNTMISAILLPTVNSTLDGPVMAMIEDNIYASHGRNILIPKGSKAYGRYIPLKKIGDERLAITWTKIRTPQGVNINLFASSADVMGRSGAIGELDNHWFMRFGLAITLSTVSNAVGYLATDGTKTTTIGSVTTTDARDDIIRDYKNDISSITNQIIKEQKVEPTLEIPAGTRIYIVPIDDIWFSQAENNKVDVRLVNKIESNKKGEN